From a region of the Halorubrum sp. BV1 genome:
- a CDS encoding archaeosine biosynthesis radical SAM protein RaSEA — protein sequence MSKPSPDAYEQGRGMDAHNAVMRDIRAERSETYDPTDPTRVWIDEDNTPDGVVNSLTIILNTGGCRWARAGGCTMCGYVAESVEGGSVAHEDLMSQIETCLDHEAAEADDPADLIKIYTSGSFLDEREVPAETRRAIAETFADRDRIVVESLPDFVSREKIGDFADRGIATDVAIGLETATDRVRRDCVNKYFDFADFEDACGEAAAADADFSADVGVKAYLLLKPPFLAEPEAAADMIDSIRRCAAVEGCHTVSMNPTNVQRYTMVDELFFEGGYRPPWLWSVAHILKATADVDAIVVSDPVGHGSDRGAHNCGECDDRVQTAIKDFDRRQDPSVFGQVSCECETTWELVMDEETAYNMPLAR from the coding sequence ATGAGCAAGCCGAGCCCCGACGCGTACGAGCAGGGGCGCGGGATGGACGCGCACAACGCCGTGATGCGCGACATCCGCGCCGAGCGCTCGGAGACGTACGACCCGACGGATCCCACCCGCGTGTGGATCGACGAGGACAACACGCCCGACGGGGTCGTGAACTCCCTGACGATCATCTTGAACACCGGCGGCTGCCGGTGGGCCCGCGCCGGCGGCTGCACGATGTGCGGCTACGTCGCGGAGTCGGTCGAGGGAGGCAGCGTCGCCCACGAGGACCTCATGAGCCAGATCGAGACCTGTCTCGATCACGAGGCCGCCGAGGCGGACGATCCCGCTGATCTGATCAAGATCTACACCTCCGGCTCCTTCCTCGACGAGCGGGAGGTGCCGGCGGAGACCCGGCGAGCGATCGCGGAGACGTTCGCCGACCGCGACCGTATCGTCGTCGAGTCGCTGCCGGACTTCGTGAGCCGGGAGAAGATCGGTGACTTCGCCGACCGCGGCATCGCCACCGACGTGGCGATCGGACTGGAGACCGCGACCGACCGCGTGCGCCGCGACTGCGTGAACAAGTACTTCGACTTCGCCGATTTCGAGGACGCCTGCGGCGAGGCGGCCGCGGCCGACGCGGACTTTTCCGCCGACGTGGGGGTCAAGGCGTACCTCCTGTTGAAGCCGCCGTTCCTCGCGGAGCCCGAGGCCGCCGCGGACATGATCGACTCGATCCGCCGGTGTGCGGCCGTCGAGGGGTGTCACACCGTCTCGATGAACCCGACCAACGTCCAGCGGTACACGATGGTCGACGAGCTGTTCTTCGAGGGGGGCTACCGCCCGCCGTGGCTCTGGTCGGTCGCGCACATCCTCAAAGCGACCGCCGACGTCGACGCTATCGTCGTCTCAGACCCCGTCGGCCACGGCTCCGACCGCGGGGCACACAACTGCGGTGAGTGCGACGACCGCGTCCAGACCGCGATCAAGGACTTCGACCGCCGGCAGGACCCGAGCGTCTTCGGACAGGTCTCCTGTGAGTGCGAGACGACGTGGGAGCTGGTGATGGACGAGGAGACCGCATACAACATGCCACTTGCGCGCTGA
- a CDS encoding AzlD domain-containing protein, giving the protein MFEGSPSVWAAIVVIGVATYGFRLSFIHLFGRIDEVPQSVTRTLRYVPPAVLAALVFPDFVTLESSMVATLADERLIAGAVAGAVAWRTENVFATITVGMIALWLFRFVVFA; this is encoded by the coding sequence ATGTTCGAGGGGTCTCCGAGCGTGTGGGCAGCGATCGTCGTCATCGGCGTCGCGACGTACGGCTTCCGACTCTCCTTTATCCACCTGTTCGGTCGGATCGACGAGGTTCCTCAGTCGGTGACGCGCACGCTCCGCTACGTCCCGCCAGCGGTGCTCGCCGCGCTCGTGTTTCCTGACTTCGTGACGCTTGAGTCGTCGATGGTCGCGACGCTCGCCGACGAGCGGCTGATCGCCGGCGCGGTCGCCGGCGCGGTCGCGTGGCGCACCGAGAACGTGTTCGCGACGATCACGGTCGGGATGATCGCGTTGTGGCTGTTCCGCTTCGTGGTGTTCGCGTAG
- a CDS encoding AzlC family ABC transporter permease encodes MDPLHDDLLAGVRDVSPLMLGIVPFALVAGIATVDAGLGLGEAVGLSVIVFAGASQLAALDLIGSGAPLAVVVGTAVVINLRMVMYSASIAPHFARYAQGVRAALAYFLTDQAYALSVAEFDANEDRSRALYYLGAAVSLWIVWQIGTVVGVVVGAGVPDAWGLTFAVPLVFLALLVPAMKDRPTTAAGVSGGAVAVAAAGLPLNLGLLAGAVTGIVVGLLTEARAR; translated from the coding sequence ATGGACCCGCTTCACGACGACCTCCTTGCCGGCGTGCGCGACGTCTCGCCGCTCATGCTCGGGATCGTTCCGTTCGCGCTCGTGGCCGGGATCGCCACCGTCGACGCGGGCCTCGGGCTCGGGGAGGCCGTGGGGCTGTCGGTGATCGTGTTCGCCGGCGCGTCGCAGCTCGCCGCCCTCGATCTCATCGGATCGGGCGCGCCGCTGGCGGTCGTCGTCGGGACTGCGGTCGTGATCAACCTCCGGATGGTGATGTACTCGGCGTCCATCGCCCCGCACTTCGCCCGATACGCGCAGGGAGTTCGAGCCGCCCTCGCGTACTTCCTCACCGATCAGGCGTACGCGCTGTCGGTCGCGGAGTTCGACGCGAACGAGGACCGGAGCCGCGCGCTGTACTACCTCGGCGCGGCGGTCTCGCTGTGGATCGTCTGGCAGATCGGCACGGTCGTCGGCGTCGTGGTCGGTGCGGGCGTCCCTGACGCGTGGGGACTCACCTTCGCGGTCCCGCTGGTGTTCCTCGCGCTGCTCGTCCCGGCGATGAAGGACAGACCGACCACCGCCGCGGGCGTGAGCGGCGGCGCGGTCGCCGTCGCCGCGGCGGGCCTCCCGCTTAACCTCGGACTGCTCGCCGGGGCCGTCACCGGCATCGTCGTCGGACTGCTGACGGAGGCGCGAGCGCGATGA
- a CDS encoding 6-hydroxymethylpterin diphosphokinase MptE-like protein, with product MNFETFEPAYEAILADFGFGREADERARDVAAARSTPFPLDRLGDWRGETVAVAGAAPCLTDEVEAARDADVVVAASTAADTLLARGVDVDCMVTDLDKNPETAARLTREGVPVVAHAHGDNVPAVREWLPRFESAWTLSTTQAAPVGPVRNLGGFTDGDRAAFLADHVGAGRLVFPGWDFDDPSVGPIKAKKLVWAARLLRWLERRREARFAVLDDRDRDELDAALDAVLSGV from the coding sequence ATGAATTTCGAGACGTTCGAACCGGCCTACGAGGCGATCCTCGCAGACTTCGGCTTCGGGCGCGAGGCCGACGAGCGCGCACGCGACGTCGCCGCCGCGCGCTCGACGCCGTTCCCGCTCGATCGGCTCGGCGACTGGCGAGGCGAGACCGTTGCCGTCGCCGGCGCGGCCCCGTGTCTCACCGACGAGGTCGAGGCGGCACGCGACGCCGACGTCGTCGTCGCCGCCTCGACCGCCGCCGACACCCTCCTCGCTCGCGGCGTCGACGTCGACTGTATGGTGACCGACCTCGATAAGAATCCGGAGACTGCGGCGAGGCTGACCCGCGAGGGGGTCCCCGTCGTGGCACACGCGCACGGCGACAACGTCCCCGCGGTTCGCGAGTGGCTTCCGCGGTTCGAGTCGGCGTGGACGCTGTCGACGACGCAGGCCGCCCCGGTCGGTCCCGTCCGGAATCTCGGCGGGTTCACCGACGGCGACCGCGCGGCGTTCCTCGCGGACCACGTCGGGGCCGGCCGGCTCGTCTTCCCCGGCTGGGACTTTGACGACCCGAGCGTCGGCCCGATCAAGGCGAAAAAGCTCGTGTGGGCCGCGCGCCTGTTACGGTGGCTCGAACGACGCCGGGAAGCGCGGTTCGCGGTCCTCGACGACCGGGACCGCGACGAACTGGACGCGGCGCTCGACGCGGTTCTGAGCGGTGTCTGA
- a CDS encoding RNA methyltransferase: MSEADADETMTPTDGEGSPGRDDAVDSSREGAPARRKPVVVVVEPETPGNVGTIARAMKNFGLDDLKLVNPPELPEDGEAYGFAGHAREDVLPNADEVTFDEVVANYHTVGTTAITGEDDQSHERFPFKTPVELKESLATVDAPTAIVFGREGRGLNNEELSQLDEVCSIPADDDYPVLNLGQAATVLLYELRDLTVGETQLPDTAVTRAPEADVERFHGFFEEFLASTGQREHVREKNALLMRRLLGRAHPTEREIHSLLGTFRKANTKLEHADHLAAKYDEPVYPRE, translated from the coding sequence ATGAGCGAGGCGGACGCAGACGAGACGATGACCCCGACGGACGGCGAGGGTTCGCCGGGTCGCGACGACGCGGTGGACAGCAGTCGTGAGGGGGCGCCCGCACGCCGAAAGCCCGTCGTGGTCGTCGTCGAACCCGAGACGCCGGGCAACGTCGGGACGATCGCTCGGGCGATGAAGAACTTCGGACTCGACGACCTCAAGCTCGTGAACCCGCCCGAACTGCCGGAAGACGGCGAGGCATACGGATTCGCTGGCCACGCCCGCGAGGACGTGCTCCCGAACGCGGACGAGGTGACCTTCGATGAGGTCGTCGCGAACTACCACACCGTCGGCACCACGGCGATCACCGGCGAAGACGACCAGAGCCACGAGCGGTTCCCGTTCAAGACGCCCGTCGAACTCAAGGAGTCGCTCGCGACCGTCGACGCGCCCACCGCGATCGTATTCGGCCGGGAGGGTCGCGGACTCAACAACGAGGAACTGTCGCAACTCGACGAGGTGTGTTCGATCCCGGCGGACGACGACTATCCCGTCCTCAACCTCGGACAGGCCGCGACGGTGCTGTTGTACGAACTTCGCGACCTGACCGTCGGGGAGACGCAGTTGCCGGACACGGCAGTGACGCGCGCACCGGAGGCGGACGTAGAGCGCTTTCACGGCTTCTTCGAGGAGTTTCTCGCGTCGACCGGCCAGCGCGAGCACGTACGCGAGAAGAACGCGCTCTTGATGCGCCGACTGCTCGGTCGGGCGCATCCCACGGAACGAGAGATCCACTCGCTTCTGGGCACGTTCCGCAAGGCGAACACCAAATTGGAGCACGCGGACCACCTCGCCGCGAAGTACGACGAACCAGTGTATCCGAGGGAGTGA
- a CDS encoding GNAT family N-acetyltransferase, with protein MTAESTDAVCAGWDGSECEGTVHCPPRCPRFVDKRGARWTIRPAVPDDLAPLAEMYEGFGREDRAQGLPPVVRRRRAEWIESMLAEGNNVVAERGGEVLGHAMYTPTDADVPELAVFVHPTTQDRGIGTELCRHVIANAAAADREALELHVEAGNRIARSVYRSVGFQIAERRGDLRMELSLCDPVATRVRLPPLARQGPSEPSR; from the coding sequence ATGACCGCCGAATCCACCGATGCCGTCTGTGCGGGCTGGGACGGGAGCGAGTGCGAGGGGACGGTCCACTGTCCGCCGCGCTGTCCGCGGTTCGTGGACAAACGCGGCGCGCGCTGGACGATCCGCCCGGCCGTGCCCGATGACCTCGCACCGCTCGCCGAAATGTACGAGGGGTTCGGCCGCGAGGACCGCGCGCAGGGGCTGCCGCCGGTCGTCCGCCGCCGTCGCGCGGAGTGGATCGAGTCGATGCTCGCGGAGGGGAACAACGTCGTCGCCGAGCGCGGCGGCGAAGTGCTCGGCCACGCGATGTACACGCCGACCGACGCGGATGTGCCCGAACTCGCCGTCTTCGTCCACCCCACCACCCAAGACCGCGGGATCGGAACGGAGCTGTGTCGGCATGTGATCGCGAACGCCGCGGCGGCCGACCGCGAGGCACTCGAACTCCACGTCGAGGCCGGAAACCGGATCGCCCGCAGCGTCTACCGGTCCGTCGGGTTTCAGATCGCCGAGCGGCGCGGCGATCTGCGGATGGAACTCTCGCTCTGTGACCCGGTGGCGACGCGGGTCCGACTGCCGCCGCTCGCGCGCCAGGGACCTTCCGAGCCGTCTCGCTGA
- a CDS encoding DUF192 domain-containing protein: protein MRRRGYLTATGAAALCGLAGCVGGGSEGSAESDETPDWPVGPYADYETTRVAVEGPDGEARGSVTAAVANTSEERYLGLSDAEALPENAGMLFVYDAPRESLTYVMREMDFGIDIVYADGDREITRMHNAPAPGPNEDGNDQRYPGSGQYVLEVPYEWTDRNGVGVGDSVAFEL from the coding sequence ATGCGACGCCGGGGATACCTGACTGCGACCGGTGCCGCCGCGCTCTGCGGACTCGCAGGCTGTGTCGGCGGCGGCTCGGAGGGGTCCGCCGAAAGCGACGAGACGCCCGACTGGCCCGTCGGTCCGTACGCCGACTACGAGACGACGCGCGTGGCGGTGGAGGGGCCGGACGGCGAGGCCCGAGGGTCTGTGACCGCCGCGGTCGCGAACACGAGCGAGGAGCGGTACCTCGGTCTCAGCGACGCCGAAGCTCTGCCCGAGAACGCGGGGATGCTGTTCGTCTACGACGCGCCCCGCGAGAGCCTGACGTACGTGATGCGCGAGATGGACTTCGGGATCGACATCGTCTACGCCGACGGCGATCGGGAGATCACCCGGATGCACAACGCGCCCGCTCCGGGACCGAACGAGGACGGGAACGACCAGCGGTACCCCGGGTCGGGCCAGTACGTGCTGGAGGTGCCTTACGAGTGGACCGATCGCAACGGGGTGGGAGTCGGCGACTCGGTGGCGTTTGAGTTATAA
- a CDS encoding methyl-accepting chemotaxis protein, translated as MATEQSNATGRTDEELDDGLVANAQGAVGVVHATSESVDHRLSAIGEAAGAQVDDMETVASDVTDLSATIQEVAASADEVSRTTDRAAKAAADGREATEEAATAMTDASAATADVAEQVETLESHVSRIDEIVDVIDQIADETNLLALNASIEAARAGDDGAGFGVVADEIKGLAAESRSRTEEIETAVDEIRSVTDAVSDSLDTAVDAVDTGATEVRTAEAELDTVDEAVQSAASGVGEVSDAVSEGASASARVADLTRNTADAARDIERSVEEIGSERAQTTDLLEEIDDALAAARRGRDRRLAGAANVPTGIDAFDADGGLPAGSRSVLTVDPDAAAETVDDAVSGLCAAAIDAGRAVSLSPTPTLDKTALDRALRRDAGVALSDALATDRLFVLDLFGTWADDENVIDVTTTGLGRANDRVDASRDRPCVVIGNIAGELDLMGEQAVRENTYANDGETLDGSDLVVNVVDAAAVPEQLQSFYRGAADTVHRIA; from the coding sequence ATGGCGACAGAGCAGTCGAACGCGACAGGGCGTACTGATGAGGAGCTCGACGACGGACTCGTCGCGAACGCACAGGGTGCAGTCGGGGTCGTACACGCCACCTCGGAGTCGGTCGACCACCGGCTGTCAGCGATCGGCGAAGCCGCGGGGGCGCAGGTCGACGACATGGAGACGGTCGCCTCGGACGTCACGGATCTGAGCGCCACGATCCAAGAGGTCGCCGCGAGCGCTGACGAGGTGAGTCGAACGACCGACCGGGCGGCGAAAGCGGCCGCAGACGGTCGGGAGGCGACCGAGGAGGCGGCAACCGCGATGACCGACGCCTCCGCGGCGACGGCAGACGTCGCAGAACAGGTCGAGACGCTCGAATCGCACGTCTCACGGATCGACGAGATAGTCGATGTCATCGATCAAATCGCCGACGAGACAAACCTCCTTGCGCTCAACGCGAGCATCGAGGCCGCCCGTGCCGGCGACGACGGAGCCGGATTTGGCGTCGTCGCCGACGAGATCAAGGGGCTCGCAGCCGAGTCGCGGTCGCGGACGGAAGAGATCGAGACGGCGGTGGACGAGATCCGGTCCGTCACCGACGCCGTGTCCGACTCGCTCGATACCGCGGTCGACGCGGTCGACACCGGTGCGACGGAGGTGCGGACGGCTGAAGCGGAGCTAGACACCGTCGACGAGGCGGTGCAGTCGGCCGCGAGCGGCGTGGGAGAGGTTTCGGACGCCGTCTCGGAGGGAGCGTCGGCGAGCGCGCGGGTCGCAGATCTCACGCGGAACACGGCGGACGCCGCCCGAGACATCGAGCGATCGGTCGAGGAGATAGGCTCCGAGCGCGCACAGACGACCGATCTGCTCGAAGAGATAGACGACGCGCTCGCGGCGGCGCGGCGCGGACGGGACCGGCGGCTCGCCGGAGCCGCGAACGTGCCGACCGGGATCGATGCGTTCGACGCCGACGGCGGACTGCCAGCGGGATCGAGAAGCGTTCTTACGGTCGATCCCGACGCAGCGGCGGAGACCGTCGACGACGCCGTGTCCGGGCTGTGTGCGGCGGCGATCGACGCCGGGCGTGCCGTGTCGCTCTCGCCGACACCAACACTCGACAAAACGGCGCTGGATCGGGCGCTGCGACGCGACGCCGGCGTCGCGCTGTCGGACGCGTTGGCGACCGACCGGCTGTTCGTTCTCGATCTGTTCGGCACCTGGGCGGACGACGAGAACGTCATCGACGTGACGACCACGGGGCTCGGCCGCGCGAACGACCGGGTCGATGCATCACGCGACCGGCCGTGCGTCGTGATCGGTAACATCGCGGGCGAACTGGATCTGATGGGCGAACAGGCGGTCCGCGAGAACACCTACGCGAACGACGGCGAGACGCTCGACGGCTCGGACCTCGTCGTCAACGTCGTCGACGCGGCGGCCGTCCCGGAGCAGTTGCAGTCGTTCTACCGTGGCGCGGCAGACACGGTCCACCGGATCGCGTAG
- the folP gene encoding dihydropteroate synthase: MRNVDAAGLGIGDDHPPRIMGVLNVSEESPYDPSVYDDPGEAAAYVDEELIGEGADIVDVGLESANKDLEVLSAEQELERLDTAVETLESTSGDAVWSIETRYHEVADEALSRGFDMVNDICGFADPEMPRVCREHDAAVSKMASPPDLERPGAIEDVDWAARSAASPERSRSYPDDIYEALSQNGFTDKTILDPAFGGWSEAKTHADDRETLHRLREFRGYGRPLLVSINRKSFLKTIAGRTTEEALPVSLAATSMAVERGAHVIRTHDVAETRDAALVGAEFTRDRARTGRAGTGGDDAVTVEELDVTTVREAERHLDRLAADRSVAGDAVVHTYELGGLTDEAVGALRAATTAPGPGSETGYRSDADTRSGSDVGATRAAFALAGAEREAAVPPSAADGGSPSDRRSIGRSAGGDGGSSRAGVLVGTPTAIGAVQTVVSGVSASLDTALESIDAGSR, from the coding sequence ATGCGAAACGTGGACGCCGCGGGGCTGGGGATCGGCGACGACCACCCGCCGCGGATCATGGGCGTGCTCAACGTCTCCGAGGAGTCGCCGTACGACCCGAGCGTGTACGACGACCCGGGCGAGGCGGCCGCGTACGTCGACGAGGAGCTGATCGGCGAGGGGGCGGACATCGTCGACGTGGGGCTCGAATCGGCGAACAAGGACCTTGAGGTGCTCTCCGCCGAACAGGAGTTAGAGCGGCTCGACACCGCCGTCGAGACTCTGGAGTCGACGTCGGGCGACGCCGTCTGGTCGATCGAGACGCGCTATCACGAGGTCGCGGACGAGGCGCTCTCGCGCGGCTTCGACATGGTCAACGACATCTGCGGGTTCGCCGACCCGGAGATGCCACGGGTGTGTCGCGAGCACGACGCCGCAGTCTCGAAGATGGCCTCGCCGCCCGATCTGGAGCGACCGGGCGCGATCGAGGATGTCGACTGGGCGGCGCGAAGCGCCGCCAGCCCAGAGCGTAGCCGTAGCTACCCGGACGATATCTACGAGGCGCTCTCGCAGAACGGGTTCACCGACAAGACGATCCTCGACCCCGCGTTCGGCGGCTGGTCCGAGGCGAAGACGCACGCAGACGACCGCGAGACGCTCCACCGGCTGCGGGAGTTCCGCGGCTACGGCCGTCCCCTGCTCGTCTCTATCAACCGCAAGAGCTTCCTCAAGACGATAGCCGGGCGGACGACCGAGGAGGCCCTGCCCGTCTCGCTCGCGGCTACCTCGATGGCGGTGGAGCGCGGCGCACACGTGATCCGCACCCACGACGTGGCCGAGACGCGCGACGCGGCGCTCGTCGGCGCGGAGTTCACCCGGGACCGCGCGCGGACCGGCCGAGCCGGGACGGGAGGAGACGACGCGGTCACCGTCGAGGAACTCGACGTGACGACCGTCCGCGAGGCCGAACGCCACCTCGACCGACTCGCCGCCGATCGGTCCGTCGCCGGCGACGCCGTCGTCCACACCTACGAACTCGGCGGGCTGACGGACGAGGCGGTTGGGGCGCTCAGGGCCGCGACGACCGCCCCCGGCCCGGGGTCTGAGACGGGCTATCGCTCCGACGCCGACACCCGGTCTGGTTCGGACGTCGGCGCGACCCGCGCCGCGTTCGCGCTCGCTGGAGCCGAGCGTGAGGCCGCCGTGCCCCCGTCCGCAGCCGACGGCGGAAGCCCGAGCGACCGCCGTTCGATCGGCCGATCAGCCGGCGGTGACGGGGGTAGCTCGAGGGCCGGCGTTCTCGTCGGAACTCCGACGGCGATCGGTGCGGTTCAAACGGTCGTATCCGGCGTCTCTGCCTCGCTCGACACCGCACTCGAATCGATAGACGCGGGCTCAAGGTAA
- a CDS encoding 5-formyltetrahydrofolate cyclo-ligase — translation MGKQAVREAVWDAFDEGDQARFPFPPHDRIPNFAGADAACERLTATPEWAAARTLKCNPDAPQLPVRRAALRAGKTLYVAQPRLRDPDPFLRIDPDDLAVADAASDGGGGESAAESDDAVDAPTVDDATTVSGISTHGTPVAPKAVPHVDLVVSGSVGVTTAGARIGKGEGYSDLEWGLLRELDAVDDDTTVATTVHELSVLDGPESAVAAGGGAGDGGTRIVDDTGPDAEALPEPDAHDVPLDLIATPKRTIRTETPYARPLGIDWEALDDERLDAIPALAARSPAND, via the coding sequence ATGGGCAAACAGGCCGTCCGCGAGGCCGTCTGGGACGCGTTCGACGAGGGCGATCAGGCCCGATTTCCGTTTCCGCCCCACGATCGGATTCCGAACTTCGCGGGCGCGGATGCGGCGTGCGAGCGGCTGACTGCGACGCCGGAGTGGGCGGCCGCTCGCACGTTGAAGTGCAACCCCGACGCGCCGCAACTCCCGGTTCGGCGGGCCGCGCTCCGGGCCGGAAAGACGCTCTACGTCGCACAGCCGCGGCTGCGTGACCCGGATCCGTTCCTCCGGATCGACCCCGACGACCTCGCCGTCGCGGACGCCGCCAGCGACGGGGGCGGCGGCGAGTCGGCCGCCGAGAGCGACGACGCCGTCGACGCCCCCACCGTCGACGACGCCACGACCGTCTCCGGGATCTCGACGCACGGGACGCCGGTCGCCCCCAAGGCGGTCCCCCACGTCGACCTCGTGGTCTCGGGGTCGGTCGGGGTCACGACTGCGGGCGCACGGATCGGAAAGGGCGAGGGGTACAGCGACCTCGAGTGGGGCCTCCTCCGCGAACTGGATGCGGTCGACGACGACACGACGGTCGCGACGACGGTTCACGAGCTGTCGGTTCTCGACGGACCCGAGTCGGCGGTCGCTGCGGGTGGCGGTGCAGGAGACGGCGGTACGAGGATTGTCGACGACACGGGCCCAGACGCCGAGGCGCTCCCGGAGCCGGACGCACACGACGTACCGCTCGACTTGATCGCGACGCCGAAGCGAACGATCCGGACGGAGACGCCGTACGCGCGACCGCTCGGGATCGACTGGGAGGCACTGGACGACGAGCGGCTCGACGCGATACCGGCGCTCGCGGCGCGTTCACCGGCGAACGATTGA
- a CDS encoding aldehyde ferredoxin oxidoreductase family protein, translating into MTEMGGYRDRVAQVDLSADEVNYQEIDDEDAQKYIGARGLGVKYVFDAGPDVDPLGPDNRLAFMTGPLTGTQTVMSGRIALVTKSPLTGTVTDSHHGGWSGARLKWAGLDGILLDGASDDPVYLLVEDGEVEVRDASHIWGQGVHDTIDALGEEVDGSVGKNLSVMAIGQGGENGVRYACVLNEDDRASGRGGTGAVMGSKNVKAVVVKGGTDMPKPADPETFQEGYQQAMEVIRESDVTAPNEGGLSMYGTNVLMNATDEMDGLPTKNARYTSTGEYHDAEGADIDAERVSGENVRENILVDEPTCHSCPVACKKEVEVDVTHKGEDMNVRTESYEYESAWALGPNSGHSDRDEIALMLQRCNDLGIDTIESGNMMAMAMEMSEEGKLDGVGHIDWGDSEAMIDLLDEIGNRSSDLGDLLAEGPERVADAKDAHGNKLSVKGQTIAAYDPRCMKGMGIAYATSNRGACHLRGYTPAAEILGIPEKVDPYEWEGKGELTATFQNLHAVSDSFDICKFSAFAEGIEEYVLQYNGMTGRDISEDELFEAGERVYNLERYFNNLAGFDGDDDTLPNRFIEGHPDAIPGTGASEGELVELDQMKAEYYETRGWVDGVVPDEKLADLDIDVGPGTGVSAGDSAAPADD; encoded by the coding sequence ATGACCGAAATGGGCGGCTACCGAGACCGGGTGGCACAGGTCGACCTCAGTGCGGACGAGGTCAATTACCAAGAGATAGACGACGAAGACGCGCAAAAGTACATCGGCGCGCGCGGGCTCGGCGTGAAGTACGTCTTCGACGCGGGCCCGGACGTCGACCCGCTGGGTCCCGACAACCGTCTCGCGTTCATGACGGGTCCGCTGACGGGGACCCAGACCGTGATGAGCGGCCGCATCGCCTTGGTGACGAAGTCACCGCTGACGGGGACCGTCACCGACTCCCATCACGGCGGCTGGTCGGGGGCGCGGCTCAAGTGGGCCGGCCTCGACGGGATCCTGCTGGACGGCGCGAGCGACGATCCCGTCTACCTTCTCGTCGAGGACGGTGAGGTCGAGGTACGCGACGCCTCCCACATCTGGGGACAGGGCGTCCACGACACGATCGACGCGCTCGGTGAGGAAGTCGACGGCTCCGTCGGCAAGAACCTCTCCGTGATGGCGATCGGACAGGGCGGCGAGAACGGCGTTCGGTACGCCTGCGTGCTCAACGAGGACGACCGTGCCTCGGGCCGGGGCGGCACGGGTGCGGTCATGGGTTCGAAGAACGTGAAGGCGGTCGTCGTGAAAGGCGGTACCGACATGCCGAAGCCCGCCGATCCGGAGACGTTCCAAGAGGGCTACCAGCAGGCGATGGAGGTCATCCGCGAGTCGGACGTGACCGCGCCCAATGAGGGCGGCCTCTCGATGTACGGGACGAACGTCCTGATGAACGCGACCGACGAGATGGACGGTCTCCCGACGAAGAACGCGCGGTACACCTCGACCGGCGAGTACCACGACGCCGAGGGGGCCGACATCGACGCCGAGCGCGTCTCCGGCGAGAACGTCCGCGAGAACATCCTCGTCGACGAGCCGACGTGTCACTCCTGTCCGGTCGCGTGTAAGAAGGAAGTCGAAGTCGACGTCACGCACAAAGGCGAGGACATGAACGTCCGCACGGAGTCGTACGAGTACGAGTCCGCGTGGGCGCTCGGTCCGAACTCCGGACACTCCGACCGCGACGAGATCGCACTGATGCTCCAGCGCTGTAACGACCTGGGTATCGACACGATCGAGTCGGGTAACATGATGGCGATGGCGATGGAGATGAGCGAGGAGGGCAAACTCGACGGCGTCGGTCACATCGACTGGGGCGACTCCGAGGCGATGATCGACCTACTCGACGAGATCGGTAACCGCTCGTCGGATCTGGGCGACCTCCTCGCGGAGGGCCCAGAGCGCGTCGCCGACGCGAAAGACGCACACGGGAACAAGCTCTCGGTCAAGGGACAGACGATCGCCGCCTACGACCCGCGCTGCATGAAAGGAATGGGGATCGCGTACGCAACCTCCAACCGCGGCGCGTGTCACCTGCGCGGCTACACGCCGGCGGCCGAGATCCTCGGCATTCCGGAGAAGGTCGATCCGTACGAGTGGGAGGGCAAAGGCGAACTCACCGCCACCTTCCAGAATCTGCACGCCGTCTCCGACTCCTTCGACATCTGCAAGTTCAGCGCGTTCGCGGAGGGGATCGAAGAGTACGTGCTCCAGTACAACGGCATGACCGGCCGTGACATCAGCGAGGACGAACTGTTCGAGGCCGGAGAACGCGTCTACAACCTCGAACGGTACTTCAACAACCTCGCCGGCTTCGACGGCGACGACGACACGCTGCCGAACCGCTTCATCGAGGGACACCCGGACGCCATCCCCGGCACGGGTGCGAGCGAAGGCGAACTCGTCGAACTCGACCAGATGAAGGCGGAATACTACGAGACCCGCGGCTGGGTCGACGGCGTCGTCCCCGACGAGAAGCTTGCGGACCTCGACATCGACGTCGGGCCGGGTACGGGCGTCTCCGCCGGCGACTCCGCGGCCCCCGCCGACGACTGA